Within the Beduinella massiliensis genome, the region ATGCCGTGGGCGCGCGTTCGCCAGCTCATGGGCGGCGACCTGATCGGCGTGCAGAACAACTGGACCGGCAACTTCGGCCAGTACAAGAACGAGCGCGCGGACGAGATCATCGCGCAGATTCCGCTGACGACCGACGAGGCCGAGCTGAATAAGCTGTACACCGAGGCGACCGAGATCTACCTGACCGAAGTTCCCTCCTTCTCGCTGATGTATCGTCCGGCCGTGTTCCACGCCGTGAACGAGAGCATCTGGACCAACTATCCGGAAGACGGCGACGGCCGCAACATTCCGCCGGCCGACTGCACCGACGGCTATGGCATCGCTGCACTGTTCGATCTGGAGCTTGTCAATCCGTAAAACCTCATGATGCAAGAGAGGGGGCATGCCGCCAAGGCCGCTTGGCGGCACGCCCCTCTCTGCATTATCGAGGGATGGATCGGCGCTGAACATTTCAGGGGGAATGGAACATGAAGGGATACCGGAAATACTTTACCAAGAAAATCGTATGGTTCCTGATTACGCTCGTCGCGGCCGTAATCGTCAATTTTACCCTGCCGCGATTGATGCCCGCCGATCCTGTGGCTGCCATCGCCGGAAAGACGCTTCAGGGATCGACGGACCCGACCGCGATTCAGCAGGTCTACGCGCGCTATCAGGAAGAGTTTGGGACGAACAAGCCGATGTACGAGCAGTTCTTCATTTTCGTCAAGAACCTCTTCCACGGCAACCTGGGCGTTTCCTTCAGCCAATACCCGCGCACGGTTTCGGACATCATCTCCAGCGCGATCATGTGGACGATCTGCCTTCAGCTGCCCGCGATCATCGTCGGTTGGTTTTTGGGCAATCTTCTGGGCGCGCTGGCCGCCTATATCCGCAAGGGCTTTGACAAGGTGCTCATGCCTGTTTCGCTGTTCATGAGCAACATCCCCGCCTTCGGCATGGCGGTCATCCTGCTGGTCGTGTTCGCCATCAAGCTGGGGATCGCGCCGACCGCGGGAGGCTACTCGTTTGAAATGATCCCCAATTTCAGCTGGAACTTCATCAAATCGGTCATCTGGCATTATCAGTTGCCCTTTTGGTCCATCGTGCTGATATCCATCGGCGGCCAGGCGGTGGGCATGCGATCCATGTCCATCTACGAGCTGAACGCCGATTATGTAAAATACGCGCGTTTCCTGGGCATCAAGGACCGCAAGATCGTGGGCTACGTGTTCCGTAACGCCATGCTGCCGCAGGTAACCGGCCTCGCGCTTTCGATCGGCACCATGATCGGCGGCGCGCTGGTGGCGGAGATCATCTTCAGCTATCCGGGGCTGGGTTCTACCATGTACGCGGCGGTCACCGCGGGGGACTATCCGCTGATCTCCGCGACGACGCTGATCATCACCTTCATGGTGCTGATCTGTACCTTTGTGCTGGACATCGTCTACGGCTTCATCGACCCGCGCGTCAAGGCCGCGCAGTTTGATTGAGGGGAGGAGATCATATGAAAAATACGTTGCGTCAGGTATTTCACTCCCCGAAGTTTGTGGCGGGCTTCAGCATCTTTGTGTTCATCCTGCTGCTCATGTTCTTCTACCCCCTCTTTAACCCCGGCAATCCGCTAGAAATCATCGGCGACGGCCTGCTCAGGCCGGGCACGTACTTCTCGCTGTACGATTCCGTCGATTCCAGCAGAAATACATTCAAGCTTTCGGATGCGGACGACAAGCGCATGGGCAAGCTGCTCAGCTATGAGGACCGCATCACCATGGTCGGCTGGCTCAGCGCCGCGGGCATCGATGTGAGCGGCCTCGACATCACCAATACGGAAGCGCTGATCGAATTCTGGCACGCGGGATACGATGCCTCCCTTCGCCCCAGCGGCATGACAAAGGCGCAGCGCAACGCCTGTTCACGCATCGATAGGCGGTTAAACGAGCTCACCAGCGCAGCGCAGCTGAGCGTCATGGTGCCGGATACAGAGACGGGCGAGCTCGCGGAAAAGGGCACCATCGGGAAGAACGACTACGTGAACGTCGCGGACGTCGCCAATACGCTCACGCTGCCCCTGGGCACGGATAACTTTGGGCGCGACGTGCTCAAGGAGCTGGTATCCGCCTGCGGCACCTCCATCCGGATCGGCCTCATCGCCGGAACGGTCGCCACGCTGATCGGCCTGATGCTGGGCCTGCTGGCCGGGTATTTGGGCGGCATCGTCGACGACATCATCATGTTCGTTACCAATATTTTTACCGTCATCCCCAGCTTCGTGCTGCTCATCCTCATCTCTTATTCCATCGGTCAGGATCAGCGCGGCGCGTCGACCGTCGCGCTGGTCATCGGCCTGACCTCCTGGGTGTGGACGACGCGCTCCGTGCGTTCGCAGGTAATTTCGCTAAGAGGGCGCGACCATGTGAACCTTTCCAAGCTCTCCGGCCACAGCCTGATGCGCATCATCATGACGGATATCCTGCCCTACATTGCCAGTTACGTGGTGATGGCCTTCATTTTGCAGATCAGCTCGGCCATCCTCGCTGAGGCGCAGCTTTCGCTGCTGGGCCTGGGCCCGAAGACCACCGAGGTGCCGACCCTGGGCCTGATGATGAACTGGGCCATGCTCTATTCCGCGCACCTGAACGGCTCGTGGTGGGCGTACTTCCCCGTCATCCTGACCATCGCGCTCATCTCGTTCTCGCTGAACCTGATGAACACGGGGCTGGATCAGGTCTTCAATCCCACGCTGAGAGACTAAGGAGGGCGAAGCCATGAGCAAGACGATACTGGAAGTCAAAGATCTGACGACGAAATACATCACCCGCTTTCACGAGGACGTCTATGCGGTCGATCACGTGTCGCTCAAGATCGAGGAGGGCAAGAGCCTGGGCATCGCGGGCGAAAGCGGCTGCGGCAAATCGACCTTGGCGCTCAGCCTGATGGGCTATTACTTCGCGCCGCTGCACTACACGAGCGGCGACATCGTCATCGACGGACGGAATATTTCCGGCATGAAGCCGGACGACGTGCGCAAGAACATCCTGGGCACTGAGATCGCCTACATTCCCCAGGCGGCCATGAACGCGCTCAATCCCACGCGCAAGATCAGTAAATTTGTGGAGGACGTCATCCTGGCCCACGACCCGAAGCGCGACAAAAAGGAGATTCAGGAGATGGCCAAGGCGCGCTTCGCCGAGCTGGGGCTGCCGGTGAGCGCGTTGGAGAAACACGCGGTGGAACTGTCCGGCGGCATGAAGCAGCGCGTGGTCATTGCGATCTCCACCATTCTTTCCCCCAAGGTGCTGATCGCGGACGAGCCGAGCTCCGCCCTGGACGTCACCAGCCAGAAGATGGTCATTCGCATGCTCCGGGAGATGATGGAGAAGGGGTACATCAAGGCCATGATCTTCATCACGCACGAGCTGCCGCTCCTTTACAACGTGACGGACGACATCATGGTCATGTACGCCGGGCAGATCGTGGAGCGCGGCACGGCCAAGGAAATGGTTTTCGACCCGATTCATCCCTACTCGCGCGGACTGATGAAGTCCATCCTCGTGCCCGAGGAGGGGACCCGTGCGCACAAGCTGACGGCGATCCCCGGCACGCCGCCCAACCTCAAAAAGCCGCCCCAGGGCTGCCGGTTTGCCGAGCGGTGCAAGTACGCGGTGCCTCTGTGCCGCGCGAGCGCCATGCCGATGATCGACGCGGGAGAAGGACGGACATACCGCTGCGGCCATTCCGTGGCGCATTTGAGGGAGTTGTATCAGGATGAAGAATGAAAACGTGAAAGAACGCCCTCTCTGCCTGAGCGGCAAGGGGGTAACCAAGGTTTTCGGTTACGGCAACAAGACGACCGTAGCGGTCGATCATGTGGATTTTGCGTTTCGTCAGGGCGAACTGGTGAGCATCGTGGGCGAAAGCGGCAGCGGCAAGACGACGCTGTCGAAGATGCTGCTCGGGCTCCTGAACGCCACCGAGGGCGAGATCTTCTTCCAGGGAAAGCCCAGGGACATCTCCAGCGGCGCCAAGAAAAAGGAATATTGGAAGGGCATTCAGGCGATCTTTCAGGATCCCTTCTCCTCCTTCAACGTCTTTAACAAGATCGACACCGTGCTGCTGGACTGCATCAACATGCGCGGCGGCCGCCGCCTTTCCAAGGAAAAAAAGGTCGAAATGATGACGGAGGCCTGCGGGTTCGTCAACCTCAAATACGCGGAGCTGACGAACAAGTACCCCTTCGAGCTTTCCGGCGGACAGATGCAGCGCCTGATGATCGCGCGCATCTTCCTGCTGAAGCCCAGCATCCTGCTGGCGGATGAGCCGACCTCCATGATCGACGCCTGCTCGCGCGCGACGATTCTGGATATGCTGCTGCACCTGCGCGACGAGACGGGCATGACGATCATCTTCATCACGCACGACATCGGCCTGGCCTATTACATCTCCGACAGCGTATACATCATGGAGCACGGCAAGTTCGTGGAAAGCGGCTCCGCCGACGAGGTCATCTTAAACCCCAAGGCAGCCTACACCAAGCGTCTCATCAGCGACGTGCCCAAGATTTACGAGCCGTGGGATCTCTCTACGCCCGTCGAAGGATGAGTTCAAACGACAGCGCGGCCCCGCTTCCACGCCGGAAGCGGGGCCGTTTGCCGTCTTTATGCGGGCGGCCGCCAAAATATTTTTGCCCGGGGCGTGATAATCCGCACGGCCGGTCCGTCTTATAGACGTCACGGGAAAGGGGGGAGAGGCCGATGGATCGGGAGGCGCTCGACGCAGGCATCTGGCAGCATCGCGTCAGCATGGCGCGCCTGGCGGCGAGCATCCTGAACAGCCCCCAGGACGTGGAGGACGCCGTGTCGGAGGCGGTGCTTCATGCGTACGCGGCGGCGCATACGCTTCGTGACGAGCAGAGGCTCAGGCCGTGGCTGCTTCGCATCACGGCGCGCTGTGCGCTGGACATCCTGCGAAAGGCGAAACATGAGCTTCCCTGCGCGGAGGTAGAGCGCCCCGAGCCGCCGGTCGCGGCACGGCCGGGCAGCCTGTACGAGGTGCTGCTGCGCCTGCCCCCGGCCACGCGGCGCGTGCTGGTGCTCTACTACTACGAGGGTTTCAAGGCGCGGGAGATCGCGGGCATCCTCTCCTGCCCGCTTTCCACCGTGCTCATGCGCCTATCCCGCGGGCGCAAGCAGCTGAAAACCATGCTGAAGGAGGAGGAAGAATGAAAAACAGGGCGCTGGACGAGGCGCTGCGGCGGCGCGCCGCGGCGGATCGGTTCACGGTTTCACCGGGGCTGGAGGCCGCGATGCTTCGGGCGGCGGGGCAGGCGGCGCTTGCGCAAAATGCGAGACGGCGGCTGGGAAGGCTGATCGCGGCCGGCCTCCTTACGTCGCTGCTGCTGGTGGCGCTGCCCAGTCCGAGCGGGCGGGCGGACGGCTTACAACATTTGGGGATCGTACGCGCTTGCCAACCGGCCGTAATGTTGATATAATATACAAATGAATTTCCCGCCCCATGGAGCGGCGGGCGAGTGAGAAAGAGGAGACGGCGCGATGGATGATTTACGGCTGGGCGATCTGGTGCAGATGCGAAAGACGCACCCGTGCGGAAGCGACCGATGGACGATCATCCGCGTTGGCGCGGACATCAAGATCAAGTGCACGGGCTGCGGGCGCATCGTGATGATGGATCGCGCCGAAT harbors:
- a CDS encoding ABC transporter permease subunit; the protein is MKGYRKYFTKKIVWFLITLVAAVIVNFTLPRLMPADPVAAIAGKTLQGSTDPTAIQQVYARYQEEFGTNKPMYEQFFIFVKNLFHGNLGVSFSQYPRTVSDIISSAIMWTICLQLPAIIVGWFLGNLLGALAAYIRKGFDKVLMPVSLFMSNIPAFGMAVILLVVFAIKLGIAPTAGGYSFEMIPNFSWNFIKSVIWHYQLPFWSIVLISIGGQAVGMRSMSIYELNADYVKYARFLGIKDRKIVGYVFRNAMLPQVTGLALSIGTMIGGALVAEIIFSYPGLGSTMYAAVTAGDYPLISATTLIITFMVLICTFVLDIVYGFIDPRVKAAQFD
- a CDS encoding ABC transporter permease subunit, yielding MKNTLRQVFHSPKFVAGFSIFVFILLLMFFYPLFNPGNPLEIIGDGLLRPGTYFSLYDSVDSSRNTFKLSDADDKRMGKLLSYEDRITMVGWLSAAGIDVSGLDITNTEALIEFWHAGYDASLRPSGMTKAQRNACSRIDRRLNELTSAAQLSVMVPDTETGELAEKGTIGKNDYVNVADVANTLTLPLGTDNFGRDVLKELVSACGTSIRIGLIAGTVATLIGLMLGLLAGYLGGIVDDIIMFVTNIFTVIPSFVLLILISYSIGQDQRGASTVALVIGLTSWVWTTRSVRSQVISLRGRDHVNLSKLSGHSLMRIIMTDILPYIASYVVMAFILQISSAILAEAQLSLLGLGPKTTEVPTLGLMMNWAMLYSAHLNGSWWAYFPVILTIALISFSLNLMNTGLDQVFNPTLRD
- a CDS encoding ABC transporter ATP-binding protein; translated protein: MSKTILEVKDLTTKYITRFHEDVYAVDHVSLKIEEGKSLGIAGESGCGKSTLALSLMGYYFAPLHYTSGDIVIDGRNISGMKPDDVRKNILGTEIAYIPQAAMNALNPTRKISKFVEDVILAHDPKRDKKEIQEMAKARFAELGLPVSALEKHAVELSGGMKQRVVIAISTILSPKVLIADEPSSALDVTSQKMVIRMLREMMEKGYIKAMIFITHELPLLYNVTDDIMVMYAGQIVERGTAKEMVFDPIHPYSRGLMKSILVPEEGTRAHKLTAIPGTPPNLKKPPQGCRFAERCKYAVPLCRASAMPMIDAGEGRTYRCGHSVAHLRELYQDEE
- a CDS encoding ATP-binding cassette domain-containing protein → MKNENVKERPLCLSGKGVTKVFGYGNKTTVAVDHVDFAFRQGELVSIVGESGSGKTTLSKMLLGLLNATEGEIFFQGKPRDISSGAKKKEYWKGIQAIFQDPFSSFNVFNKIDTVLLDCINMRGGRRLSKEKKVEMMTEACGFVNLKYAELTNKYPFELSGGQMQRLMIARIFLLKPSILLADEPTSMIDACSRATILDMLLHLRDETGMTIIFITHDIGLAYYISDSVYIMEHGKFVESGSADEVILNPKAAYTKRLISDVPKIYEPWDLSTPVEG
- a CDS encoding sigma-70 family RNA polymerase sigma factor; the protein is MDREALDAGIWQHRVSMARLAASILNSPQDVEDAVSEAVLHAYAAAHTLRDEQRLRPWLLRITARCALDILRKAKHELPCAEVERPEPPVAARPGSLYEVLLRLPPATRRVLVLYYYEGFKAREIAGILSCPLSTVLMRLSRGRKQLKTMLKEEEE
- a CDS encoding DUF951 family protein, whose amino-acid sequence is MDDLRLGDLVQMRKTHPCGSDRWTIIRVGADIKIKCTGCGRIVMMDRAEFVKRMKKCIAHAEDGESVPGALQASGKEEKPHG